The proteins below come from a single Chloroflexota bacterium genomic window:
- a CDS encoding MBL fold metallo-hydrolase has protein sequence MHVWSIASGSSGNAYLLRSENTTLLVECGIPLGRIRAFLKQQGISPYDLDGILLTHDHTDHTRSARQLSDAYRVPIYATAGTFRHTLLKDAEHARPLIAGRTHELGDVAVLPFSVPHDAIEPVGFKIAGHAATVTVTTDLGHVPVEVQRQLSDNDLLIFEANHDVDMLQAGPYPYFLKRRVLGEHGHLSNRATAEALASCKDRIAPEIWLAHLSPTNNLPHLAQAVISEHLASRDLGHVAVRVAERHRPSLSWEATPRARQLMMF, from the coding sequence GTGCACGTCTGGTCTATCGCGTCCGGCAGCTCTGGCAACGCCTACCTGCTGCGCTCCGAGAACACCACCCTGCTGGTCGAGTGCGGTATCCCGCTCGGCCGGATCAGGGCGTTTCTCAAGCAGCAGGGCATCTCGCCGTACGATCTCGACGGCATCCTGCTCACCCACGATCACACCGACCACACCCGCTCGGCACGGCAACTGTCGGACGCATACCGCGTGCCGATCTACGCCACGGCCGGCACTTTTCGGCACACCCTTCTGAAGGACGCCGAGCATGCCCGGCCGCTGATCGCCGGCCGCACGCACGAGCTTGGCGACGTGGCCGTGTTGCCGTTCAGCGTGCCCCACGACGCCATCGAGCCGGTCGGCTTCAAGATCGCAGGGCACGCGGCCACCGTCACCGTCACCACCGATCTCGGACACGTCCCGGTCGAGGTGCAGCGTCAGCTATCGGACAACGATCTGCTGATCTTCGAGGCCAACCACGACGTGGACATGCTCCAGGCCGGACCGTACCCGTACTTCCTGAAGCGACGCGTCCTCGGCGAGCACGGCCACCTCAGCAACCGCGCCACCGCCGAGGCCCTGGCCTCCTGCAAGGACCGCATCGCCCCAGAGATCTGGCTGGCGCACCTGAGCCCCACCAACAACCTCCCGCACCTCGCGCAGGCCGTCATCTCCGAGCATCTCGCCAGCCGCGATCTCGGGCACGTGGCCGTGCGGGTCGCCGAGCGTCACCGGCCCAGCCTCTCCTGGGAAGCCACTCCGAGAGCCCGCCAGCTTATGATGTTCTGA
- a CDS encoding response regulator: MWRQAQGDSLRQAIGLFSVLLGALLLVAPHQFSAAAFGLLRPYHPLLGAWVIGSGLLLMASTFLRTPRSTFVATHLLAAAPLLAFGAAFVASGNWHGAVMCIVTGLTTALLAKLPTDEFPGSDRPITALALMLGAVAIVLGGGMAINVAIGTAPAPFQTRIGWMSAIFLLTGSITLFTQISQPIENPVRKIAKAVLGLAFLAHAWLLAGPIGGMVGALYFLTFGATLIILPWVRRHRFVSTTSLQVQLAVAMIAITVVAIALTAGILGDREERSSVAAQLEVNARLADSLASSVDSYLAIHSSTIVALAADPALRSSSTDGLNAILRSHTRAFGSDVTYLIWDYDGHQVGRGDDRPFTSLGPDATGLSPAVTQPLISHGMSRLRNRPIIFIRTPIRDESGASSMYLNATIESAQLTRLLQIASSADAQAYVIDELGEPVAHPAFDREPDAAPGGLRLRPALRPVLARLEHEGALVDDAPVGQSLVGYARLDTVPWTVIVERPAAQALAEAHRSRELAYGFLVAAIAVAAAAGVVVSRRITRPLAHLSRVVEQLADGDSHAPIPSEGASEIQTLGGAFTSMRDRLAERTAEREAALQTARATEELLRRFVEQAPVAVAMLDRDLRYLVVSRRWISDYGLDGQQLIGRGHYEVFPEVPDDWKAIHRQCLAGTVISRTEDRFVRSDGSEQWLHWEVQPWRNADGEIGGLVLFSEVVTDRVRTREERRSLMMRERVLQWRTAFLADASRRLAESLDLDAVLDQATRLPLPRLADVCLIDLTDEDGSLVCRVANHAEPDCQPEIQSLVGQRVAQDEPESIRAAVLRTGQPRLSLTCGAPTSAGRAGASGSWAAIAAPLNVRGRMLGVMTLGVSLQNRTYDEADLDLATELAQRVALAVENARLYQQIARSNHQLAETIHSLEETAEQARALAVAAQAADRAKSDFLAVMSHEIRTPMNGVIGMAELLLDSGLDDNQREQAQTIASSANALLTIINDILDFSKIEAGRLELERIPFDLRETVEDVTELLAASAFGKGIELQVELPPSIPADVLGDPNRLRQILTNLLGNAVKFTTVGSVSVRVSLDTLTDDEVMPRFEIRDTGIGIEHEALQQLFQPFTQADAGTSRRYGGTGLGLAICKRLAELMGGQIGVGSTPGIGSTFWFTCRLGIAPVASTERTPLDGAEPGWLARQRILVVDDLPTNRATVQAQLGALGIESSAVEDPRIAVELLRGAAAGGHPYTCVLLDFQMPGLTGLEAAALIRAEATLAHVPLMLLGSGLDDQRRREALSAGFLAVIEKPVRRRQLMRALSRLAPTEPPPRVNLGHDAAGQRPARPVVLVAEDSLVNQQVAIGLLGKLGVDAVVVGNGRESITALANGHFDLVFMDCLMPEMDGYMAAAEIRRLEQQEGRRRVPIVALTASARQEDRDQCLASGMDDFVSKPIRGAGLETILRRWLPAAGKTPGSEPARGREDAATGNAPEAGAARRPTVSFDPDALEPIRELEGEGSSALFDEMLAHFRVDGSERLAALRAALAAADCDQLHRLAHTMKGEAMAWGARELVEAAIRVETLAYDGQLLEVPVALIRLDAYFWATVAELEAIRPSMAGRASAPRRSV; the protein is encoded by the coding sequence ATGTGGCGACAGGCGCAGGGCGATTCGCTTCGGCAGGCCATTGGCCTGTTCAGCGTGCTGCTCGGCGCGCTGCTGCTCGTTGCCCCGCATCAGTTCTCGGCGGCGGCCTTCGGCCTGCTTCGGCCGTACCATCCGCTGCTTGGCGCGTGGGTCATCGGCTCCGGCCTGCTGCTGATGGCGAGCACGTTCCTTCGCACGCCACGGTCGACGTTCGTCGCGACGCATCTGCTCGCCGCGGCTCCGCTGCTCGCCTTCGGGGCCGCCTTCGTGGCGTCTGGCAACTGGCACGGCGCGGTGATGTGTATCGTCACCGGCCTGACAACCGCCCTCCTCGCGAAGCTCCCCACGGACGAGTTTCCGGGGAGCGACCGGCCGATCACCGCACTGGCGCTCATGCTTGGCGCCGTCGCGATCGTCCTCGGCGGGGGCATGGCCATCAACGTGGCGATCGGCACTGCGCCGGCTCCGTTCCAGACACGCATCGGCTGGATGTCCGCGATCTTCCTGCTGACTGGCAGCATCACGCTCTTCACCCAGATCAGCCAGCCGATTGAGAACCCGGTTCGGAAGATCGCCAAAGCCGTCTTGGGCCTCGCGTTCCTCGCGCATGCCTGGCTGCTGGCCGGTCCCATCGGCGGCATGGTCGGCGCGCTCTACTTCCTGACGTTCGGGGCGACCCTCATCATCCTCCCGTGGGTGCGCCGCCATCGGTTCGTAAGCACGACGTCGCTCCAGGTACAGCTCGCCGTGGCGATGATCGCCATCACGGTCGTCGCCATCGCACTCACCGCTGGCATTCTCGGCGACCGCGAAGAGCGGAGCAGCGTCGCCGCCCAGCTCGAGGTGAACGCCCGGCTGGCCGATTCCCTGGCGTCAAGCGTGGACAGCTACCTTGCCATCCACAGCAGCACCATCGTCGCACTCGCCGCTGACCCCGCCCTGCGGTCCAGCTCGACAGACGGCCTGAACGCGATCCTTCGTTCGCACACGCGCGCGTTCGGCAGCGATGTCACCTACCTGATCTGGGACTACGACGGCCACCAGGTCGGTCGGGGCGACGACCGGCCGTTCACGTCGCTCGGCCCAGATGCCACAGGCCTCTCGCCAGCCGTCACCCAGCCGCTCATCAGTCACGGCATGTCCCGCCTCCGCAACCGCCCGATCATCTTCATCAGGACGCCGATCCGCGACGAGTCGGGCGCGTCCTCGATGTACCTGAACGCCACCATCGAATCGGCACAGCTTACGCGCCTGCTCCAGATCGCGAGCAGCGCCGACGCACAAGCGTACGTCATCGACGAGCTGGGCGAGCCGGTCGCTCACCCGGCCTTCGACCGAGAACCCGACGCCGCCCCCGGCGGACTCCGTCTCCGACCGGCGCTCCGGCCGGTCCTTGCGCGGCTGGAGCATGAGGGCGCGCTGGTGGACGACGCCCCTGTTGGGCAATCGCTGGTCGGCTATGCGCGGCTCGACACCGTGCCATGGACGGTCATCGTCGAGCGTCCGGCCGCCCAGGCCCTCGCGGAGGCCCACCGATCCCGCGAGCTGGCCTACGGATTCCTGGTGGCCGCCATCGCCGTGGCCGCCGCCGCCGGAGTCGTCGTGTCGCGGAGGATCACCCGGCCCCTCGCGCACCTGAGCCGAGTCGTCGAGCAGCTGGCCGATGGCGACTCACACGCACCGATTCCGTCCGAGGGCGCATCCGAGATCCAGACGCTCGGCGGCGCCTTTACGTCCATGCGGGACCGCCTGGCGGAGCGCACCGCCGAACGCGAGGCCGCGCTGCAAACGGCCCGTGCCACCGAGGAGCTGCTGCGCCGGTTCGTCGAGCAGGCTCCCGTAGCGGTGGCGATGCTCGACCGCGATCTGCGCTACCTCGTGGTGAGCCGTCGCTGGATCAGCGACTACGGGCTGGACGGGCAGCAGCTGATCGGTCGGGGGCACTACGAGGTCTTTCCCGAGGTTCCCGACGACTGGAAGGCCATCCACCGGCAGTGTCTTGCTGGGACGGTGATCTCACGCACTGAAGATCGGTTCGTGCGCTCGGATGGCTCGGAGCAGTGGTTGCACTGGGAGGTGCAGCCGTGGCGCAACGCCGACGGAGAGATCGGCGGGCTGGTCCTCTTCAGCGAGGTCGTAACCGACCGCGTGCGGACCCGCGAAGAGCGCCGGAGCTTGATGATGCGCGAGCGAGTCCTCCAGTGGCGCACCGCCTTCCTGGCCGACGCCAGCCGGCGGCTCGCCGAAAGCCTCGACCTCGACGCGGTGCTCGATCAGGCGACGCGCCTGCCCCTCCCACGCCTCGCCGATGTCTGCCTGATCGACCTGACGGACGAGGACGGATCGCTGGTCTGCCGCGTCGCCAACCACGCCGAGCCAGACTGCCAGCCGGAGATCCAGTCGTTGGTTGGACAGCGGGTCGCGCAAGACGAGCCAGAATCCATCCGGGCGGCCGTGCTGCGGACAGGGCAGCCGCGCCTGAGCCTGACCTGCGGCGCGCCGACATCCGCGGGCCGGGCCGGTGCGAGCGGCAGCTGGGCCGCGATCGCTGCGCCGCTCAACGTGCGAGGCCGCATGCTTGGCGTGATGACGCTCGGCGTCTCGCTCCAGAATCGCACCTACGACGAGGCCGACCTCGATCTCGCGACCGAGCTTGCCCAGCGCGTCGCCCTGGCCGTCGAGAACGCCCGCCTCTACCAGCAGATCGCCCGGTCGAATCACCAGCTGGCCGAGACGATCCACTCGCTGGAGGAGACTGCCGAGCAGGCGCGCGCGCTCGCCGTGGCGGCCCAGGCCGCCGACCGCGCCAAGAGCGACTTCCTGGCCGTCATGAGCCATGAGATCCGCACACCGATGAATGGCGTCATCGGGATGGCCGAGCTGCTCCTGGACTCTGGCCTGGACGACAACCAGCGCGAGCAGGCGCAGACCATCGCGTCAAGCGCGAACGCCCTGCTCACCATCATCAACGACATTCTCGACTTCTCGAAGATCGAAGCCGGGCGGCTGGAGCTGGAGCGGATCCCGTTTGACCTGCGCGAGACCGTCGAGGACGTGACGGAGCTGCTGGCGGCCAGTGCCTTTGGCAAGGGCATCGAGCTCCAGGTGGAGCTGCCCCCGTCCATCCCAGCCGACGTCCTCGGCGACCCGAACCGTCTGCGCCAGATCCTCACCAACCTGCTCGGCAACGCGGTCAAATTTACGACCGTCGGCTCGGTCTCCGTGCGTGTGAGCCTCGACACGCTGACCGACGACGAGGTCATGCCACGATTCGAGATCCGCGATACAGGCATCGGCATCGAGCACGAGGCGCTCCAGCAGCTCTTCCAGCCATTCACACAGGCCGACGCCGGCACCAGCCGCCGCTACGGTGGGACCGGGCTCGGGCTGGCGATCTGTAAGCGGCTCGCCGAGCTGATGGGCGGCCAGATCGGGGTCGGCTCGACGCCTGGGATCGGCAGCACGTTCTGGTTCACCTGCCGGCTCGGCATCGCGCCGGTCGCATCCACGGAGCGCACGCCTCTTGACGGCGCCGAACCCGGCTGGCTGGCGCGGCAGCGCATCCTGGTGGTGGACGATCTGCCGACCAACCGCGCGACGGTCCAGGCCCAGCTGGGAGCGCTCGGCATCGAGTCATCCGCCGTCGAGGATCCGAGGATCGCCGTCGAGCTGCTGCGCGGCGCGGCCGCCGGCGGACATCCGTACACCTGCGTCCTGCTGGACTTTCAGATGCCTGGCCTGACTGGCCTGGAGGCCGCTGCCCTGATACGAGCCGAGGCGACGCTCGCACACGTGCCGCTCATGCTGCTCGGCTCGGGCCTGGACGACCAGCGGCGGCGCGAGGCGCTGAGCGCCGGGTTCCTGGCCGTCATCGAGAAACCTGTTCGCCGCCGTCAGCTGATGCGGGCGCTGAGCCGGCTCGCCCCCACCGAACCGCCACCACGGGTCAACCTCGGGCACGATGCCGCCGGGCAGCGCCCGGCCCGCCCCGTGGTGCTGGTGGCGGAGGACTCGCTTGTCAACCAGCAGGTGGCCATCGGGCTGCTGGGCAAGCTCGGCGTCGATGCCGTCGTCGTCGGCAACGGCCGCGAGAGCATCACAGCGCTGGCCAACGGTCACTTCGATCTCGTCTTCATGGACTGCCTGATGCCCGAGATGGATGGCTACATGGCGGCAGCGGAGATTCGTCGCCTGGAACAGCAGGAGGGACGGCGGCGCGTTCCGATCGTGGCCCTCACTGCGAGCGCGCGCCAGGAGGACCGGGACCAGTGCCTCGCATCCGGCATGGACGACTTTGTCTCGAAGCCGATCCGAGGGGCCGGCCTGGAGACCATCCTGCGCCGCTGGCTGCCGGCCGCGGGCAAGACACCTGGGAGCGAACCGGCCCGAGGCCGCGAAGACGCCGCCACGGGCAACGCGCCGGAGGCCGGCGCTGCCCGCCGCCCGACCGTCAGCTTCGATCCGGACGCGCTGGAGCCGATCCGCGAACTGGAAGGGGAAGGCTCATCCGCCCTGTTCGACGAGATGCTCGCGCACTTCCGCGTCGACGGATCCGAGCGACTGGCCGCCCTGCGCGCGGCGCTGGCAGCGGCGGACTGCGACCAGCTGCATCGGTTGGCGCACACGATGAAGGGCGAGGCGATGGCGTGGGGCGCCCGTGAGCTGGTCGAGGCGGCGATCCGGGTCGAGACGCTGGCGTACGATGGCCAGTTGCTTGAGGTGCCAGTCGCCCTGATTCGGCTGGACGCCTACTTCTGGGCAACGGTCGCGGAACTGGAAGCGATCCGCCCCTCGATGGCCGGCCGAGCGAGCGCGCCGCGGCGGTCCGTGTAG
- the alaS gene encoding alanine--tRNA ligase yields MPSRPRPGTSDEVRRAFIEFFAERGHVHQASSSLVPFNDPSVLLTTAGMQQMIPYMLGREVPPAIRMTSIQKCFRTGDIDEVGNPRNLTFFEMLGNFSIGDYFKESIIPWSWEFITERLQLPAERVYVTIHPTDDEARQLWLKIVPPEKITDLEDNWWGPPGAEGPCGPDSELYYDMGEELGCGSADCAPGCDCDRYLEFWNLVFMQFFQDRQGNRTPLPKTNIDTGSGLERVTAIMQGVTTVYETDLFRPIIDDVAAIAGTSFGRDEHTDYALRVVADHARGVTFLASDGVVPGNEGRGYVMRRIVRRAVRYGRTLGIERPFLESIVGKVISRMAAAYPELEAGRAGIIETITLEEARFAETLAAGTERLNEWIAQAKAAGRSAVDGRLLFQLHDTFGFPFELSEEMIAEAGLSADRPGFDAAMEEQRTRSRAGARFKSMAEVLASEGPGGAPESQFQWERPLTLPGEIVAIGVHEDTVGLRWDLDEIKQGQHGQILLHGVTPFYPEAGGQVGDRGVIRNEHGIFRVTDTRKLDGAHVVHIGHLESGTLSRTVNPQVIAEVDPVHRAPTARHHTITHVLHRTLKDVLGENTSQRGSLVAPHVARFDFNYPRPVSRQQLEEINARMNHHILADEPVTWSIMQIDDARKSGAMAIFGEKYGNEVRVVDIGGWSRELCGGTHVHRAGEVGPAFLLRESGLASGIRRVEVLAGEAAFTHAWNQQERLLSLARTVGAPVDQLEAKLTSLVEELDQAKRDAAKLEAQLAAGRAANLVDTAVKVGEVNVLAAKVEASSRDGLRDMADQLRAKLGTSVVALGASFDGQQAFVVGASRDAIERGINAGDILRQALAAAGGKGGGRPDFAQGGVKEADQLSVALAQVVPLVERAVGGA; encoded by the coding sequence ATGCCCTCGCGTCCGCGCCCTGGTACCAGCGACGAAGTTCGTCGCGCATTCATCGAGTTCTTTGCCGAGCGCGGCCACGTCCACCAGGCGAGTTCCAGCCTCGTCCCGTTCAACGATCCCAGCGTGCTGCTCACCACGGCCGGCATGCAGCAGATGATCCCGTACATGCTCGGGCGTGAAGTGCCGCCGGCCATCCGCATGACCTCGATTCAGAAGTGCTTCCGCACCGGCGACATCGACGAGGTCGGCAACCCGCGCAACCTGACCTTCTTCGAGATGCTCGGGAACTTCTCCATTGGAGACTACTTCAAGGAGAGCATCATCCCGTGGTCGTGGGAGTTCATCACCGAGCGGCTCCAGCTTCCCGCGGAGCGGGTGTACGTCACCATCCACCCGACCGACGACGAGGCCCGACAGCTCTGGCTGAAGATCGTCCCGCCCGAGAAGATCACCGATCTGGAAGACAACTGGTGGGGCCCGCCAGGGGCCGAGGGGCCGTGCGGCCCCGACTCTGAACTCTACTACGACATGGGCGAGGAGCTGGGCTGCGGCAGCGCCGACTGCGCGCCCGGCTGCGACTGCGACCGCTACCTGGAGTTCTGGAACCTCGTGTTCATGCAGTTCTTCCAGGATCGGCAGGGCAACCGCACGCCGCTCCCCAAGACGAACATCGACACCGGCTCCGGCCTCGAACGCGTCACCGCGATCATGCAGGGCGTCACGACGGTCTACGAGACGGACCTCTTCCGCCCGATCATCGACGACGTGGCGGCCATCGCCGGCACCTCGTTCGGGCGCGACGAGCACACCGACTACGCCCTGCGGGTCGTCGCGGATCATGCGCGCGGCGTGACGTTCCTGGCCTCAGACGGCGTGGTCCCCGGCAACGAGGGGCGCGGCTACGTCATGCGGCGGATCGTGCGGCGAGCCGTGCGTTACGGACGGACCCTCGGCATCGAGCGGCCGTTCCTGGAGTCCATCGTCGGGAAGGTCATCAGCCGGATGGCGGCGGCCTATCCCGAGCTGGAAGCGGGCCGCGCCGGCATCATCGAGACGATCACCCTCGAAGAGGCCCGCTTCGCGGAGACGCTGGCGGCCGGCACCGAGCGGCTGAACGAGTGGATCGCCCAGGCGAAGGCCGCCGGTCGGTCCGCCGTGGATGGGCGGCTGCTGTTCCAGCTTCACGACACGTTCGGCTTCCCGTTCGAGCTGTCCGAGGAGATGATCGCGGAGGCCGGTCTCTCCGCCGACCGCCCGGGCTTCGACGCCGCGATGGAGGAGCAGCGCACCCGCAGCCGGGCCGGCGCGCGGTTCAAGTCGATGGCCGAAGTCCTGGCCAGCGAGGGGCCGGGCGGCGCGCCCGAGAGCCAGTTCCAGTGGGAGCGCCCGCTGACCCTGCCCGGCGAGATCGTCGCGATCGGCGTCCATGAAGACACTGTCGGGCTGCGCTGGGATCTGGACGAGATCAAGCAGGGCCAGCACGGGCAGATCCTGCTGCACGGCGTGACCCCGTTCTACCCTGAAGCCGGCGGCCAGGTCGGCGACCGGGGCGTGATCCGCAACGAGCACGGCATCTTCCGGGTCACCGACACGCGCAAGCTGGACGGGGCACACGTTGTGCACATCGGCCACCTCGAATCTGGAACGCTGAGCCGCACGGTGAACCCCCAGGTGATCGCCGAGGTCGACCCTGTCCACCGCGCCCCGACGGCGCGGCACCACACGATCACGCACGTCCTCCACCGCACGCTCAAGGACGTGCTCGGCGAGAACACGTCGCAGCGCGGCTCGCTGGTTGCCCCACACGTCGCCCGCTTCGACTTCAACTACCCCCGTCCGGTCTCTCGTCAGCAGCTGGAGGAGATCAACGCCCGCATGAACCACCACATCCTGGCCGACGAGCCGGTGACGTGGTCGATCATGCAGATCGACGACGCGCGCAAGTCGGGCGCGATGGCGATCTTCGGCGAGAAGTACGGCAACGAGGTCCGCGTGGTGGACATCGGCGGCTGGAGCCGCGAGCTGTGCGGCGGCACCCACGTCCACCGCGCGGGCGAGGTCGGGCCGGCCTTCCTGCTTCGCGAGTCCGGTCTCGCGAGCGGCATCCGGCGCGTCGAGGTGCTGGCGGGTGAGGCCGCGTTCACGCACGCCTGGAACCAGCAGGAGCGGCTGCTCTCGCTGGCACGGACGGTCGGCGCGCCCGTCGATCAGCTCGAGGCGAAGCTCACCTCGCTGGTCGAGGAGCTGGATCAGGCGAAGCGCGACGCCGCGAAGCTCGAAGCGCAACTGGCGGCCGGCCGGGCTGCAAATCTCGTGGACACCGCCGTCAAGGTGGGTGAGGTCAACGTGCTGGCGGCGAAGGTCGAGGCGTCGAGCCGGGACGGCCTGCGCGACATGGCCGATCAGCTCCGGGCAAAGCTCGGCACCTCAGTGGTGGCGCTCGGCGCGAGCTTCGACGGCCAGCAGGCGTTCGTCGTCGGGGCCAGCCGCGACGCGATCGAGCGCGGCATCAACGCTGGCGACATCCTCCGGCAGGCCCTGGCCGCCGCTGGCGGCAAGGGCGGTGGCCGCCCTGACTTTGCCCAGGGCGGTGTGAAAGAAGCGGACCAGCTCTCTGTGGCGCTTGCCCAGGTAGTGCCGCTTGTCGAGCGTGCGGTTGGAGGGGCCTAG
- a CDS encoding baseplate J/gp47 family protein translates to MIFLDLDDDLGTVRAKLESSAADEVYVVIPKRSPILRTPLEFRILARLTHQLSSETIIVTGDGGRRSLARQEGLRTRRSVNSLRHLSRPPGTRSWGLPSLPDWIPLPSFAGLILTALVGAIAAVVVFGVVPVMKVTVSPQIVPQQQEIEIMVDPNVKTVDLSRRLVPGEILQQRVEVVGSMPASGAKKVGRDKARGEVMFISQNNQPVTIPRGTNLFATNGVRFVTDQDVQVPALSLGTARVGITAADAGPAGNVDARAIVRVEGNGIANITPRNDRPVAGGTDRDGRVITTDDVAKLREQLQNRAREQALAELYARAGSEKSLVQQSVRLQPEGESFEPAVDTEGDQVNGRVTMLAKAVIFANADFNGLVQKTFLAMAGPGFDLPLSQLGVGTPEVLGVDDTKVRIKTRSQAGLVRQVNGEDLVEQLRWKSPSEARAILSRIDGLSPSNAPRVDLSPDWAPRAYRVEVTVQAPR, encoded by the coding sequence GTGATCTTTCTGGACCTTGACGACGACCTCGGAACGGTCAGGGCAAAGCTTGAGTCCTCCGCCGCCGACGAGGTCTACGTCGTCATCCCCAAGAGATCGCCGATCCTCCGGACGCCGCTTGAGTTCCGGATCCTCGCCCGCCTGACGCATCAGCTCTCCTCGGAGACGATCATCGTCACGGGCGACGGTGGACGGCGCTCGCTGGCCCGCCAGGAGGGGCTGCGGACCCGCCGGTCCGTCAACTCGCTGCGGCACCTGTCACGGCCGCCGGGCACGCGCTCGTGGGGCCTCCCGAGCCTGCCGGACTGGATTCCGCTGCCGTCGTTCGCGGGGCTGATCCTGACGGCGCTCGTCGGCGCTATCGCGGCGGTCGTCGTGTTCGGCGTCGTGCCGGTCATGAAGGTGACGGTCTCGCCCCAGATCGTGCCGCAGCAGCAAGAGATCGAGATCATGGTTGACCCGAACGTCAAGACGGTCGATCTCTCGCGGCGGCTGGTGCCCGGCGAGATCCTCCAGCAGCGCGTCGAGGTCGTCGGTTCGATGCCGGCCAGCGGCGCCAAGAAGGTCGGGCGGGACAAGGCGCGCGGCGAAGTGATGTTCATCAGCCAGAACAACCAGCCGGTAACCATCCCGCGTGGAACAAACCTCTTCGCGACCAACGGCGTCCGCTTCGTGACGGATCAGGATGTCCAGGTGCCGGCGCTCAGCCTTGGGACCGCGCGCGTGGGCATCACGGCGGCGGATGCCGGCCCGGCCGGCAACGTGGACGCGCGGGCCATCGTGCGGGTCGAGGGCAACGGCATCGCGAACATCACGCCGCGCAATGACCGGCCCGTCGCCGGCGGCACCGACCGCGACGGCCGGGTCATCACCACGGACGACGTGGCCAAGCTGCGTGAGCAACTGCAGAACCGCGCCCGCGAACAGGCCCTGGCCGAGTTGTACGCCCGCGCCGGCAGCGAGAAGTCGCTGGTGCAGCAGAGCGTCCGGCTCCAGCCGGAGGGCGAGTCGTTTGAGCCGGCTGTGGACACCGAGGGCGACCAGGTCAATGGCCGAGTGACGATGCTGGCGAAGGCGGTGATCTTCGCGAACGCCGATTTCAACGGGCTGGTGCAGAAGACCTTCCTGGCGATGGCTGGCCCCGGCTTCGACCTGCCGCTGAGCCAGCTTGGCGTCGGCACGCCCGAGGTGCTGGGCGTGGACGACACGAAGGTCCGCATCAAGACGCGCTCGCAGGCCGGGCTGGTGCGCCAGGTCAACGGCGAGGATCTGGTGGAGCAGCTGCGCTGGAAGAGTCCATCCGAAGCCCGCGCCATCCTCTCACGGATCGACGGTCTGAGCCCCAGCAACGCCCCGAGGGTTGACCTCTCGCCGGACTGGGCGCCGCGCGCCTACCGCGTCGAGGTGACCGTGCAGGCGCCTCGGTGA
- the ruvX gene encoding Holliday junction resolvase RuvX yields the protein MTTPPGRILAIDHGTKRIGVAMSDELGMLATPLCILQPRAADRAEAVAALVREHSAVEILVGYPRTLRGEAGPQARRVERFVQALQAVVNAPVRLWDEGYSTAEATARMAAGRKPSAGRQQPRRQQPIHVDAVAAAVLLQEYLDWRRSSSSSSR from the coding sequence GTGACGACGCCTCCGGGCCGGATCCTGGCCATCGACCACGGCACGAAGCGGATCGGCGTCGCCATGAGCGACGAGCTTGGCATGCTGGCGACGCCCCTCTGTATCCTCCAGCCGCGCGCGGCTGACCGCGCCGAAGCGGTGGCCGCGCTGGTCCGCGAGCACAGCGCCGTAGAGATCCTGGTAGGCTACCCGCGCACCCTGCGCGGCGAGGCCGGGCCACAGGCGCGACGGGTGGAGCGGTTCGTGCAAGCGCTGCAAGCGGTCGTCAATGCACCGGTGAGGTTATGGGACGAAGGGTACTCGACGGCCGAGGCGACGGCCCGAATGGCCGCCGGCCGCAAGCCGTCCGCTGGACGCCAGCAGCCGAGGCGTCAGCAACCGATTCACGTGGACGCCGTGGCCGCGGCGGTCCTCTTGCAGGAGTATCTGGACTGGCGACGCTCTTCAAGCTCCTCTTCGCGCTGA